The DNA sequence GGTCAATAAAAAAAACGACACGTTACGTGGTGTTATTTTATTAGATGATTTAAGACCCATCATGTTTGATCAATCGTTATATCTTGAAGTTACTGCAACAGATATTATGCAACCAGCACCAGAAATTATTAACCTTGACAAGGATAAAATGACAGATATTATGAAAAAATTTCAAGACAGTAGTGCTTGGAATTTACCCGTTACAAAAGATGGTAAATATTATGGGTTCATATCAAAATCAAAACTATTAACAGCTTACAGACGACAATTAATTACCTTACAAGGAAAGCAGTAAATTTAGAACCAAATCACCTTTTTCCAAATTCACAACTTTAAGTCACAAATATTACCACTGCTTTTATCTACAGATATTTTTTTTAGTACTTTTATCAAATGCCATCTAACTTAAAAAACCCATTACGCAAATTTCTAATATGGAAATACAAGTATATTTCTGAACGCCAATTTGTTTATATTCTTAGTATTTTAGTTGGCTTTTTAGCAGGTATGGGTACAGTGGTACTTAAAAACTTAACTCATTATATTCGTCAGATATTTGAATTAGATTTTTTTAGCAACTATCAAAACTCACTTTATTTTATACTCCCCATAATAGGGCTACTACTTGTTTACATCATCAAACAAACATGGTTAAAAAAACATATAGGACATGGCATTTCAACCACATTACACGCCATCTCAAAATTAAATGGTATCATCCCTCGGTACAATATTTTTGCAGCATTAATTACAGCACCACTAACCGCAGGATTTGGGGGCTCTGTTGGACTGCAAGGACCTGCGGTTAGCGTTGGATCCGCTTTAGGCTCAAATTTAGCTCAGCTATTTCGCATGAGTACTAAAACTCGTTTACTTTTAGTGGGCTGTGCATCTGCAGGCGCAATGGCTTCTATGTTTAAAGCACCAATTGCTGCCATTATTTTTGCTGTAGAAATTTTCAGTTTGGATATTGCATTTGCATCTTTAGTTCCTTTGTTATTGGCATCAGCATCAGCTGTATTAACTTCATACATGTTTTTAGGCACCGATGTATTGCTCCATTTTAAATTAGTAGATAAATTTGAAGTAGATCACATTCTCTTTTTTATTCCTTTAGGAATTGTAACGGCTTTAGCTTCAGTATATTTTTCAAAAGTATTTTTTGCCATCACCAATTTTTTTAAACAATTTGAAAGCAGAGCAATACGTCTATTAATAGGCGGCTTAGCCATTGGTACCATGCTATATTTTATACCACCACTTTACGGTGAAGGTTATGGCATCATGAACAACTTGTTAAAAGGAGATCATCTTGCTGCTATTGGGTCAACACCTTTTAATTTTGATTTATCAAATATTTGGGTTGTTATTGCACTTTTGCTTGGCATTTCTGTTTTTAAAGCCATAGCCATGACCACTACTTTTGGTGCTGGTGGCGTAGGAGGTATTTTTATCCCAACGCTAGTTATGGGAAGCGCTCTAGGGAACGCTTGTGCCAAAATAATTAATAATTTAGGACTAAACATTCATGTATCAGAATCTAATTTCACCTTAATTGGTATGGCAGGACTCATGGCAGGCGTTCTCCACGCTCCTCTCACTGCTATCTTCCTTATTGCAGAAATTACTGGTGGC is a window from the Pseudalgibacter alginicilyticus genome containing:
- a CDS encoding chloride channel protein produces the protein MPSNLKNPLRKFLIWKYKYISERQFVYILSILVGFLAGMGTVVLKNLTHYIRQIFELDFFSNYQNSLYFILPIIGLLLVYIIKQTWLKKHIGHGISTTLHAISKLNGIIPRYNIFAALITAPLTAGFGGSVGLQGPAVSVGSALGSNLAQLFRMSTKTRLLLVGCASAGAMASMFKAPIAAIIFAVEIFSLDIAFASLVPLLLASASAVLTSYMFLGTDVLLHFKLVDKFEVDHILFFIPLGIVTALASVYFSKVFFAITNFFKQFESRAIRLLIGGLAIGTMLYFIPPLYGEGYGIMNNLLKGDHLAAIGSTPFNFDLSNIWVVIALLLGISVFKAIAMTTTFGAGGVGGIFIPTLVMGSALGNACAKIINNLGLNIHVSESNFTLIGMAGLMAGVLHAPLTAIFLIAEITGGYELFVPLMVVAAISFAITKYYVSHSIYTMKLAERGELMTHDKDQNVLMVLDIDKVIETNFIILKPEMTLGEILKKAVAKSSRNHFPVVDNNHELLGVIRLDDIRHMMFDTNLYNTIDAASLMHADAGIIDYDTDNMNSIMDKFKNSGAWNLPVIKSGKYYGYISKSKLLTAYRQQLIKFTK